The Triticum aestivum cultivar Chinese Spring chromosome 7B, IWGSC CS RefSeq v2.1, whole genome shotgun sequence genome window below encodes:
- the LOC123161478 gene encoding uncharacterized protein, whose amino-acid sequence MGRKAPPLSPAGRKRKGPSLPFLSPCKRRSTPTPAQTATGWASLPDDIARQVAALVLKFGVVDYIAFRAVCSGWRTCAPTPRDPTLRIRSLRPVGWVTLCDGDAVRPDDACQITFFHSQTARCLRVRLPELQRHRIIGFTDGLVILLHKRTTAVRVLNPFTGAAVDFPSLVPVYQELIKNRNCVLHMNAAVCSSVSSTTSIAVVAWFPWSSVVLSADAGHPSWEVIQTNMYLSNTLPFQGQLYGFLQSSRQIVQVYPPKPPTGPVVAHVPQKFGNPLFCKYYLVESDGDMLLVVKSPKFVHPDVEEWRRYIIAIFKVNISIVGHRELIPVTSLGDRALFVSLDRCLSVSSKNLPSISSNSIYLTVSLPDPVVVHCLSSRSFERPTALCQVHDGKEMICTSVRPFTLADHLLTYCNHHEWSNGLMFHEYYSIPESFQGLWKKIRTQDSQLRISRMRD is encoded by the exons ATGGGGAGAAAGGCGCCTCCTTTATCTCCGGCCGGACGGAAGCGCAAAGGTCCATCGCTCCCCTTTCTCTCCCCCTGCAAACGCCGGTCTACCCCCACTCCGGCGCAGACAGCTACCGGCTGGGCGTCCCTCCCGGACGACATAGCCCGCCAGGTCGCCGCGCTGGTGCTGAAATTCGGCGTCGTGGACTACATTGCCTTCCGCGCCGTCTGCTCCGGATGGCGCACCTGCGCGCCCACTCCGCGCGACCCCACCCTCCGGATCCGGTCTCTCCGCCCGGTCGGCTGGGTCACGCTCTGTGACGGCGACGCCGTCCGCCCCGACGACGCCTGCCAGATAACCTTCTTCCACAGTCAAACGGCGAGGTGCCTCCGCGTCCGCCTGCCCGAGCTCCAGCGCCACAGGATCATTGGCTTCACCGATGGTCTTGTCATCCTGCTGCACAAGCGAACCACCGCGGTCCGCGTGCTCAACCCCTTCACAGGCGCCGCGGTTGACTTCCCGTCCCTCGTCCCCGTGTACCAGGAGCTGATCAAGAACCGCAACTGTGTCCTTCACATGAACGCTGCGGTTTGTAGTAGTGTATCATCCACCACCTCCATTGCCGTCGTGGCCTGGTTCCCTTGGTCATCTGTGGTGCTCAGTGCCGATGCAGGCCACCCGAGCTGGGAGGTCATCCAAACAAACATGTATCTGTCCAACACCTTGCCCTTCCAAGGTCAGCTCTACGGCTTCCTGCAGTCTTCAAGGCAGATTGTGCAAGTCTACCCTCCCAAGCCACCCACCGGTCCTGTTGTTGCTCATGTTCCACAAAAGTTTGGTAACCCGCTTTTCTGCAAGTACTATCTCGTGGAGTCCGATGGAGACATGCTACTCGTTGTCAAGTCGCCCAAGTTTGTACACCCCGATGTAGAGGAGTGGCGACGTTACATCATTGCCATCTTCAAGGTGAATATAAGCATCGTCGGCCACCGGGAACTGATTCCCGTAACAAGTCTCGGCGACCGGGCATTGTTCGTCTCCTTGGACAGGTGCTTGTCCGTGTCGTCCAAGAACCTTCCGTCCATCAGCAGCAACTCGATTTACCTCACGGTATCACTCCCGGATCCGGTCGTCGTGCATTGTTTGAGCAGCCGATCGTTCGAGCGGCCAACGGCGTTGTGTCAGGTACATGACGGAAAGGAGATGATCTGCACATCCGTGCGGCCCTTCACTCTTGCTGATCATCTTCTCACCTACTGCAATCATCATGAATG GTCAAATGGACTGATGTTTCATGAGTACTACTCCATACCTGAGTCTTTTCAAGGGCTGTGGAAGAAAATAAGAACCCAGGATTCCCAACTGAGGATTTCACGCATGAGAGATTGA